Part of the Flagellimonas eckloniae genome, ATCGCTGTTGATTTTGAAGGATATACGTATCGAGAGATTTCGGAACAGACCAATATTTCACCAGGAACCTTAATGTCAAGAAGACATAGGGCAATATCAATTTTATTTAGGGACTTAAAACTTAAAATAGTATAAAAAAATTCGATTATGGATTATAAAAAAGATATGGAAGAACATATGGAACAGAAAACCATACACTACGTAACTAAGGCATTTAAAGTATTTGCCATGATAGTGCTGGGCATTTTACTATTTCTACTTGCAAATTATGTGTTAATGCGATTATGGAATTGGCTAATGCCCGATCTTTTTGGTCTACCCACAATAGGGTATTGGAAGGCCTTGGGAATACTTGTATTGGCCAAAATCATATTTGGATTTGGTGGTGGCGGACACAGCAATAGTTCAAAAAGTGGTAAAAAATCCAAAAAACACTTTAAATCGTTTGACAAATGTCGTCCTATGCGAAGGGATTTTTCAGATTGGGAGCTTTATGATGACTTCTGGAAGGAAGAAGGTGAAAAAGCCTTTAAAGATTATGTTGATAAACACAAAAACAAAGAGGATGACATCTAAAAATAAAACTTTGACGGTGAGGGAGCGGCTAAACGCCAGTACAAGGTATCTTTTTTTCTACTCAGAAAGAAAAACAACAATCCAGTCCAAAATCAATTCGCATTTTCGTCTTCATCATGTAAAATGATTATAAAAAAAAACAGAAGTTTTAAGAATTCGTTAAAAAAATGCAAAACCTTGGAAACTTTTTTTGTTTTTAAAGTTTCCGAACATATTTTTGTCGCCGATTATGAGAGAAAAGATTTTACACAAGGCGACCGAACTATTTTTAAATCTTGGATTTAAGAGTGTGACAATGGATGATCTTGCCAACGAAATGGGGATTTCAAAAAAAACCATTTATTCCCATTTTGAGAATAAGACCAAATTGGTGGAGGAGAGTACTATGGATCTTTTCTGGTACATCTCAAATGGTATAGATGAAATTGTTGCCCTGAAAAAAAATCCCATTGAAGAACTATATGAAATAAAAAGATTTGTAATGCTCCATCTTAAGGATGAAAAATCCTCTCCTCAATATCAATTGCAGAAATATTATCCAAAAGTTCATACTTCACTCAAAAACAAACAGTTTGAGACCATGCAAGATTGTGTAGTAGATAATGTGACCAGAGGGATTGAAATGGGAATTTATAGGGACAACTTGAATGTTGACTTTGTTTCCCGAATTTATTTTTCAGGAGTCACAAGTATTAAGGACAACGGTCTTTTCCCACTACAAGTCTTTTCCGTTACCCAACTCATGGAGGATTATCTGGAATACCACCTAAGAGGGATTGTAACCCCAAAAGGAAGAAAAATATTAAACTCAATCATCAATTCAAACCTTGAATAAATGCGAACACTAATCATTTGTTTACTATTAGTATCACCTTGGTTAAGCCAAGGTCAAGAGAGCAACAATAGTTTTAGTCTGGACGAGGCTATTGCTCATGCCCAGCAAAACAACTATAGTGCAATTAATGCAAGTAGAGATCTTGTAGATGCCCAAAAACAAAAATGGGAAACCATTGCAACAGGACTTCCCCAAATATCTGGTGCCATTAGTTATCAAAACCAGCTCAAGCAACCAGTAAACCAAATCCCGGGCGAATTCTTTCCGGATGGTGAACCAGGAACCTTCCAGGAAGTGGTCTTTGGACAGCCCCAAACTGCTACAGCAACGGCAACCTTGACACAACAGATTTTTGATGGATCTTATATAGTGGGAGTTCAAGCTACCAAGGCTTTTTTGAGCTATAGCAGAAATAACAAGGAAAAAACAGATTTAGATGTTAGGCAAGCCGTTGTTGAAGCATATGGAAATGTCCTTCTAGCGCAAGAAAGTGTATTGATTTCAGAGAACAACAAAGCCACCTTGGAAAAGAATTTGTATGAAACAAAACGAATCTATGAGAATGGTCTTGGTGATGAAGAAAGCGTTGATCAATTACAGATTACATTGTCTTCAGTAAACAACCAACTGAAAAATGCAAAGCGCTTGGAGAAGATAACATTACAAATGTTGAATCTAATGATGGGTCTTCCTATTCAAAATCCAACCATTTTAACTGAAAACCTGGATGATTTAGCTCAAAAGCAAATCAATTTAGGATTATTGGATACAGAGTTTAAAATGGAAAATAATGTTGACTATAAATTGGCCAACAACTTAAATGAGCAACGATTCTATGAGTTGAAATTGGCAAAGAGTAGGGCACTACCCTCTTTGAATGCCTTTGTAAACTATGGAGGTTCTTCCTTTAGCGATAGTTTTAACTTCTTAAGTAGCGGACAGCAATGGTTTGGGCAATCTATTTTAGGGTTCGACCTAAACATTCCCATTTTTAGTTCTTTGGGGAGGAGTGCCACAACCCAGCGTGCCAAAATAGCTTTGGATAAGGCAAAAACTCAACTAACTGAAGCCCAAGAACAAATTCGTCTTCAACTGGAAAGTTCAAAAAGTGATTATATCCTGGCAATTGAAGAATATGACACCTCAAAGCAGAATTTAAAGCTTGCAGAACGCATTGAAAACAAAAATCAAATTAAATACTCTGAAGGATTGGCAACAAGTTTCGAGCTTAGACAGGCACAGACACAATTATACGCCACTCAACAAGAATATTTACAGTCCATGGTTGATGTCATCAACAGCAAAACAGAATTGGAAACAATCATAAATCAATAGTCAAAAAATAAAACCATATCATCATGAAAACAATACTATATCCAGTACTCGCAGTATTAGTCTTCGCTTCTTGCAGAGGAGGTAGCGAAGGTTCCGTAGAAAGTGTTATCGCAGGTAACAATTTGGAGACCATTCGAGCAAAACGAACGGAAATTACCAACCAACAAAAAGCTTTGGAAGCTGAAATAAAATTGTTGGACTCTGCTATTGCCCAATTAGATGATAATGCCAAATTACCCTTGGTCACAACCATTACGGCAAAGGCAGAAAAGTTTAATCATTATTTGGAATTGCAGGGAGATGTAATGACCAAGCAGAATGTACTTATTTACCCAGAAATGGCAGGTACTTTGCACAAAGTATATGTTAAGGAAGGACAAAAAGTTTCAAAAGGACAATTGTTAGGTTATATAGATGATGGTGGATTGTCCAGTTCCCTGGCCCAAATGAAAACGAGTGCTGCACTGGCAAAAACAACTTTTGAACGTCAAAAAAGACTATGGGACCAAAATATAGGTTCTGAGATTCAGTATTTACAGGCAAAAACAGACTATGAAGCACAAGAAAGTGCAGTGAAGCAAATGCAGAGTCAGTTATCAAAATCCTCTCTAAGAGCTCCATTTTCTGGAATAATTGATGATGTTATCAAAGATCAGGGTACCGTGGTAAGTCCCGGTCCTGGGTCAGAGGTTTTCAGAATTGTAAACCTTAATGATATGTATGTAGAGGTCGAAGTTCCTGAAAGTCATTTACCAAATGTTACCCCAGGTAAGTCTGTAGAGGTATACTTCCCAGTTTTAGGGGACAATGTGGAAACCAAAGTTAGACAAACTGGTAACTTTATAAATCCAGGGAATCGTTCGTTTAAAGCTGAGATTCCTGTTCCCAACAAAAATGGAAGTATAAAGCCCAATCTAACGGCACAGGTTAAAATTAATGACTATACCAATGAGGAGGCCATCCTTATTCCACAGAGTATTATTTCGGAAAATTCTGAAGGTGAAGAATATGTCTATGTTGTTGATGAAGCTTCTAATGGTGAGAATCCAACAGTAAAAAAAGCGATTATATCAACAGGTAAGACCCAAGGAGATTTTGTTGAAGTCCTTGGAGGTTTAACCAATGGAAACCGAATTATCTCTGAAGGTGCACGAAGCGTAAGAGATGGTCAAAAAGTACAGATTCTAGACTCAACCTCAACTGCCAAAAACTAAGAATAATGAGCAAAGTACAGAAGAATATTAATAAGGAATTCAAGCTTTCATCTTGGGCCATAGACAATCCGTCTGTGATTTACGTGATGATCGGGTTGTTCCTTTTTATAGGATTATCCTCCTACTTTTCAATGCCTCGTGAAGACTTTCCCGAGGTAAAAGAAACCAAAATCTACATTAGCACACCATATCCTGGCAATACTGCTGAAGATATGGAACGTTTGATTACGGATCCCTTGGAAGACCGACTCAAAAACGTAAGCAATTTGGTAGAGCTTACCTCAACTTCACAAGAGGATTATTCCATGCTTGTTGTAGAGTTTGATGAGAATATCACGGTAGAATCCGCAAAGCAAAAAGTAAAGGATGAGGTGGATAGTGAGAAGGCTGGGGAAGATTGGCCTATTTTTAACGGTGCCAAGGTCGAACCCAATGTTTTTGACCTAAACTTGGCAGAGTCATTCCCAATCATGAATGTGAACCTGACTGGAGACTATCCTGTTGAGAAGTTAAAGGAATATGCGGAATATCTTGAAGATGAAATTGAAGATCTATCGCAGATTAAGGAAGTAGACATTAGAGGTGCTCAGGAAAAAGAAGTTGAAATAGCCGTTGATGTTTACAAAATGATGGCAGCCAAGGTAAATTTTACCGACGTTAAAAATGCCATCAGTAATGGAAATATGACAATGTCCGCAGGGAATTTGGTTACCAGTGGACAACGAAGAACTATTCGAATCCTTGGAGAAATTGAAAAGCCTACAGAGCTTTATAATTTTGTGGTCAAATCTGAAAATGGTGCAGTTTATCTTAAGGATATTGCCGAAGTTTCCTTTAAAGAAGAAGACAAGACTACTTACGCTAGGGAAAAAGGAGAGAGTGTGGTAATGCTCGATATTAAAAAGCGCTCAGGGGAAAATGCTATTGAGGCTGCAGATTTAATTCGTGAAATTGTTAAAGATGCAGAGGAAAATTACTTTCCAAAAGACCTACACATTACCATTGCCAACGATTCCAGTGCTAAAACATTGAACCAGGTTGATGACTTGGTCAACAACATCATTTTTGGAATCATTCTGGTGGTTACGGTACTCATGTTCTTTTTAGGGTTTAGAAATGCACTGTTTGTTGGTTTTGCAATTCCAATGTCAATGTTCATGTCCTTTATGATCCTATCTGCTGTAGGCTACACCCTAAATACCATGATCCTATTTGGATTGATTATGGGACTTGGAATGCTAGTTGATAATGGAGTTGTGGTTGTGGAAAACGTTTACCGTTTGATGGACAAAGAAGGTATGTCCCGGATTGAAGCGGCCAAAAAAGGAATTGGGGAAATCGCTGTTCCCATTATTATTTCTACGGCAACAACGGTTGCTGCCTTCGTACCTCTTGGTCTGTGGCCAGGTTTAATGGGGCAGTTCATGATATTTTTCCCAATCACACTATCCGTAGTTCTTGGTTCCTCTTTATTTGTGGCCATTTTTATGAACTCCATGTTGGTTTCCAGTTTTATGGAAGTTGGTGAAAAAGAATTAACGGTAAAGCAATTGATTCGAATCAGTGCAATTCTTGGTGGTTTTGGTTTGTTCATCTTTATTGTAGGTGGAGCCATGCGCGGATTGGGGACTTTGATGATCGTAGTTGCAGGTATGTTTTGGATTTATAAGTATTTCCTTAAAAAATGGGCATTACGTTTCCAAAAGAATACGCTTGTACGTTTTGAAAATTGGTATGAAAGAAGATTGAAGCATGCTCTCAGGGGTAAAAATGTATACTGGTATTTTGGTGCTACCGTCACGATGTTGATCTGTGCATTTATGTTTTTCGGAATGTCTTTGGGCAGTCAACGAACAAAGGTGGAATTCTTTCCAGACAATACACCCAATGAAGTCTATGTTTATATTCAATATCCCGAAGGAACGGATATTGATAAAACCGATATGATTACCAAGGCTATTGAAGAACGCGTTTATGCAATTGCTGATGGTAATGAATACTTGGATGCAGATAAAAACCTTTTAGTGGAATCCAGCGTTTCCCAGGTGGGTAAAGGTGCTGAAAACCCATTTACCGAAGGAGGTTCTGCAGCGGAAATGCCACACCGTGGAAAAATCACCATTTCCATGCGTGAGTTTAAATATAGGGATGGTCTGGATACAGAAGACCTTCGCTTAAAAATTCAAGATGGTATTGCCGGTATTTATCCTGGGGTTACAATTTCGGTTGAAAAAGATGCGGTTGGACCTCCAGCGGGTTATCCTATCAATATTGAAATTGAGGGCAACGATTATGATGAGCTGATTGTTACGGCAGAAAGTATGCGCGATTATATCAACGGTAAAAACGTAGCTGGGATAGAAGAGCTGAAAATCGATGTAAACAAAAGCAAGCCTGGGATGCAGGTTGTTGTAGACCGAGAAAAAGCTGGTGAACTTGGAGTTTCTGTGGGCCAAGTTGGAAATCAATTGCGTCAATCCCTGTTTGGAGATAAAGCGGGCATTTATAAGAAAGATGGCGAAGATTATGACATCAATGTTCGCTTTAATGAGGATCTACGATACAATACGAGTGCTTTGTTCAATCAGAACATCATTTTTAGAGATCCCGCTAATGGGCAGATAAAGGAAATTCCTGTATCTGCTGTCGCATCGCAAAAAAACACCTCATCTTTTAGTGCCATCAAACACAGGGATACCAGAAGAGTTGTAACAGTATATTCAGCCTTAAAACCTGGATTTACAGATGCAGGAGCAATTGTGACAGAAATCCAAAAAGAAATGGAGGAGTTTAAAGGCTTACCGGCTGGTGTCAAGATTGATTATACTGGTCAAATAGAAGAACAGAACAAACAAATGCAATTTTTGGTTGGCGCTTTTTTCTCTGGTTTAGGCCTTATCATGCTCATTTTAATTTTCCAATTTGGAGGTATTTCAAAACCGGCAATTATTATGATGGCCATCTTCTTGAGCTTTATTGGGGTCTTTGGCGGTTTGATCATTACGGGTTGGCCATTTGTAATTATGATGACCATGATGGGAATTATCTCTCTAGCTGGTATTGTAGTAAATAATGGTGTGGTACTGTTGGACTACACGCAAATATTGATTGATCGTAAAAAGGTTGAGCTGAATCTTCCCGATAATGCATTATTGAACCGTGAACAAGTTACCGAAGTACTTATTCGAGGAGGTAAGGCAAGGTTGCGACCTGTAATATTGACGGCAATTACAACAGTTCTTGGTTTGATTCCACTGGCCATAGGGTTGAACATCAATTTTGTTTCCTTATTTTCAGATTTTGACCCGCAAATATATATGGGTGGGGATAATGTAATCTTTTGGGGACCATTGGCCTGGACCGTAATCTTCGGGTTAATTGTGGCCACTTTCCTTACATTGATTATTGTACCAGTATTGTTCAATATCATATATCGATTAAAAATCAGGATTAGAGGAGGCAAGAAATCCTCAGTAAAGGAAAAAGAACAAGTAGATATTGCTGCCTAACAAAGTACTATGAAATAAAAAAGCCCCGACCTTAGGTCGGGGCTTTTTTATTTAAGTATTGTAATAGTTACTTATCTACCGAAACCAATTCAGATTGATTCCAATTTTTTACATTAACAATGCGGTTCTCTGCAAAATCAACCTCTTTTAAAATCTGGCCTTTCCAAAAGAACCACTTTCCAGATTTTTTTCCTTCATTGTATTTACCAGAGGCAATTTTCTTACCACTTACATCGTACATAAACCACTGTCCATGTAACTTACCTTTTAATAAATAACCCGTTTGGGCTATTTCACCGTTTTCGTGAAAATATGTAGCTTTTACCATTTTCCCCACTTTTTCAAAAGTCGGTTCAATATCTTGTGGATACATACAAACCGAAAACATCACCGCTAAAAAAAATATTGCTTTCTTCATATGATATGGGTTTTAAGTTTATTCAATAACATTAACGATACAAATGTAATTATTATTTTACGTTAAATGAATATTTTAATAACATTTAATTTACATTAAATTAACTTTAAATACATAAAACAATAATAATCAACATATTAACAAATATAGCATTGAAATAGATAAAACCTTTTATCGATGAATTTTAACCGAAAAGCTTGAAAAAAACACTAAATGTAAATTTTAGGTTAGTTAAATGTGTTTTAAATATTACGTTGGTCAATTATAGATTTTTTCTCCTTATTTCTTTCTAAACTTAGAATTGGCAAGAAAATAGGTATCTCTAACAATAAATACTGCCATTCCTCTTAAATTTGCGCTCCATAGTAAATATCATGTACAGAAATAATACTTGTGGTGCATTAAGGGCATCAGATATTGATTCAGAAGTTATTCTAAGTGGCTGGGTACACAAAGTAAGGGATAAAGGCTTTGTTGTTTGGGTAGATATACGCGACCGATATGGCATTACACAATTAGTGTTTGATGAGGATCGCACCCCAAAAGCTCTATTAAGTAAGGCAACTGGCTTAGGACGGGAAACCGTAATCCAAATTAAAGGCCAGGTTATAGAGAGAGCCTCCAAAAATCCCAATATTCCAACTGGTGATATTGAGGTTCTTGTGGCTGAGCTTCAAATATTAAATGAATCTATCCTACCTCCTTTTACTATTGAAGATAATACGGATGGTGGAGAAGACATCCGAATGAAATATCGCTATTTGGACATTCGAAGAAATCCTGTAAAGGATAATCTCATCTTTAGGCATAAAGTAACTATGGAAGTCCGTAAGTATTTATCTGAAGAAGGATTCATTGAAGTTGAAACTCCATATTTGATAAAGTCTACTCCCGAAGGAGCTCGGGATTTTGTTGTTCCAAGCAGAATGAACGAAGGGCAATTTTACGCGCTGCCACAATCGCCCCAAACCTTTAAGCAATTACTTATGGTGGGTGGAATGGACAAGTACTTTCAGATTGTAAAATGTTTTAGGGATGAAGATTTACGTGCTGATAGACAACCTGAATTCACCCAAATAGATTGCGAAATGGCCTTTGTGGAACAGGAAGACATCCTCAATGCTTTTGAAGGATTGACAAAACATCTGCTGAAAGAAGTCCATGGAATAGAGTCAAAAGATTTTCCAAGAATGACCTATGATGATGCCATGCGTTTGTATGGAAATGACAAACCTGATATTCGTTTTGGAATGGAGTTTGGAGAATTGAATGCAGTTGCGCAACACAAAGATTTTAATGTTTTCAACTCGGCAGAACTAGTTGCTGGCATTGCTGTTCCCGGCGGAGCATCGTACACCCGAAAAGAAATTGACAAGCTTGTTGATTGGGTAAGGCGACCCCAAGTAGGGGCTAAAGGGATGGTCTACGTAAAATGTAATGAAGATGGCACCTTTAAATCCTCAGTAGATAAGTTTTATGATCAAGAAGACTTGGCCAAATGGGCAGAGGCGACCAATGCTAAAGCTGGAGATCTTATCTGCGTGCTTTCTGGAAACACGAATGAAACCAGAGCCCAACTTAGCGCTCTGCGTATGGAATTAGCGGAACGACTTGGATTGCGA contains:
- the aspS gene encoding aspartate--tRNA ligase produces the protein MYRNNTCGALRASDIDSEVILSGWVHKVRDKGFVVWVDIRDRYGITQLVFDEDRTPKALLSKATGLGRETVIQIKGQVIERASKNPNIPTGDIEVLVAELQILNESILPPFTIEDNTDGGEDIRMKYRYLDIRRNPVKDNLIFRHKVTMEVRKYLSEEGFIEVETPYLIKSTPEGARDFVVPSRMNEGQFYALPQSPQTFKQLLMVGGMDKYFQIVKCFRDEDLRADRQPEFTQIDCEMAFVEQEDILNAFEGLTKHLLKEVHGIESKDFPRMTYDDAMRLYGNDKPDIRFGMEFGELNAVAQHKDFNVFNSAELVAGIAVPGGASYTRKEIDKLVDWVRRPQVGAKGMVYVKCNEDGTFKSSVDKFYDQEDLAKWAEATNAKAGDLICVLSGNTNETRAQLSALRMELAERLGLRKPNVFAPLWVIDFPLLELDEETDTYHAMHHPFTSPKPGQLELLETNPGEVKANAYDLVLNGNEIGGGSIRIHDKEIQATMFKHLGFTPEEAKAQFGFLMDAFQYGAPPHGGIAFGLDRLVAILGGQETIRDFIAFPKNNSGRDVMIDAPATIDDEQLKELHLKVDL
- a CDS encoding TetR/AcrR family transcriptional regulator, encoding MREKILHKATELFLNLGFKSVTMDDLANEMGISKKTIYSHFENKTKLVEESTMDLFWYISNGIDEIVALKKNPIEELYEIKRFVMLHLKDEKSSPQYQLQKYYPKVHTSLKNKQFETMQDCVVDNVTRGIEMGIYRDNLNVDFVSRIYFSGVTSIKDNGLFPLQVFSVTQLMEDYLEYHLRGIVTPKGRKILNSIINSNLE
- a CDS encoding efflux RND transporter permease subunit produces the protein MSKVQKNINKEFKLSSWAIDNPSVIYVMIGLFLFIGLSSYFSMPREDFPEVKETKIYISTPYPGNTAEDMERLITDPLEDRLKNVSNLVELTSTSQEDYSMLVVEFDENITVESAKQKVKDEVDSEKAGEDWPIFNGAKVEPNVFDLNLAESFPIMNVNLTGDYPVEKLKEYAEYLEDEIEDLSQIKEVDIRGAQEKEVEIAVDVYKMMAAKVNFTDVKNAISNGNMTMSAGNLVTSGQRRTIRILGEIEKPTELYNFVVKSENGAVYLKDIAEVSFKEEDKTTYAREKGESVVMLDIKKRSGENAIEAADLIREIVKDAEENYFPKDLHITIANDSSAKTLNQVDDLVNNIIFGIILVVTVLMFFLGFRNALFVGFAIPMSMFMSFMILSAVGYTLNTMILFGLIMGLGMLVDNGVVVVENVYRLMDKEGMSRIEAAKKGIGEIAVPIIISTATTVAAFVPLGLWPGLMGQFMIFFPITLSVVLGSSLFVAIFMNSMLVSSFMEVGEKELTVKQLIRISAILGGFGLFIFIVGGAMRGLGTLMIVVAGMFWIYKYFLKKWALRFQKNTLVRFENWYERRLKHALRGKNVYWYFGATVTMLICAFMFFGMSLGSQRTKVEFFPDNTPNEVYVYIQYPEGTDIDKTDMITKAIEERVYAIADGNEYLDADKNLLVESSVSQVGKGAENPFTEGGSAAEMPHRGKITISMREFKYRDGLDTEDLRLKIQDGIAGIYPGVTISVEKDAVGPPAGYPINIEIEGNDYDELIVTAESMRDYINGKNVAGIEELKIDVNKSKPGMQVVVDREKAGELGVSVGQVGNQLRQSLFGDKAGIYKKDGEDYDINVRFNEDLRYNTSALFNQNIIFRDPANGQIKEIPVSAVASQKNTSSFSAIKHRDTRRVVTVYSALKPGFTDAGAIVTEIQKEMEEFKGLPAGVKIDYTGQIEEQNKQMQFLVGAFFSGLGLIMLILIFQFGGISKPAIIMMAIFLSFIGVFGGLIITGWPFVIMMTMMGIISLAGIVVNNGVVLLDYTQILIDRKKVELNLPDNALLNREQVTEVLIRGGKARLRPVILTAITTVLGLIPLAIGLNINFVSLFSDFDPQIYMGGDNVIFWGPLAWTVIFGLIVATFLTLIIVPVLFNIIYRLKIRIRGGKKSSVKEKEQVDIAA
- a CDS encoding efflux RND transporter periplasmic adaptor subunit; amino-acid sequence: MKTILYPVLAVLVFASCRGGSEGSVESVIAGNNLETIRAKRTEITNQQKALEAEIKLLDSAIAQLDDNAKLPLVTTITAKAEKFNHYLELQGDVMTKQNVLIYPEMAGTLHKVYVKEGQKVSKGQLLGYIDDGGLSSSLAQMKTSAALAKTTFERQKRLWDQNIGSEIQYLQAKTDYEAQESAVKQMQSQLSKSSLRAPFSGIIDDVIKDQGTVVSPGPGSEVFRIVNLNDMYVEVEVPESHLPNVTPGKSVEVYFPVLGDNVETKVRQTGNFINPGNRSFKAEIPVPNKNGSIKPNLTAQVKINDYTNEEAILIPQSIISENSEGEEYVYVVDEASNGENPTVKKAIISTGKTQGDFVEVLGGLTNGNRIISEGARSVRDGQKVQILDSTSTAKN
- a CDS encoding TolC family protein — encoded protein: MRTLIICLLLVSPWLSQGQESNNSFSLDEAIAHAQQNNYSAINASRDLVDAQKQKWETIATGLPQISGAISYQNQLKQPVNQIPGEFFPDGEPGTFQEVVFGQPQTATATATLTQQIFDGSYIVGVQATKAFLSYSRNNKEKTDLDVRQAVVEAYGNVLLAQESVLISENNKATLEKNLYETKRIYENGLGDEESVDQLQITLSSVNNQLKNAKRLEKITLQMLNLMMGLPIQNPTILTENLDDLAQKQINLGLLDTEFKMENNVDYKLANNLNEQRFYELKLAKSRALPSLNAFVNYGGSSFSDSFNFLSSGQQWFGQSILGFDLNIPIFSSLGRSATTQRAKIALDKAKTQLTEAQEQIRLQLESSKSDYILAIEEYDTSKQNLKLAERIENKNQIKYSEGLATSFELRQAQTQLYATQQEYLQSMVDVINSKTELETIINQ
- a CDS encoding toxin-antitoxin system YwqK family antitoxin; the protein is MKKAIFFLAVMFSVCMYPQDIEPTFEKVGKMVKATYFHENGEIAQTGYLLKGKLHGQWFMYDVSGKKIASGKYNEGKKSGKWFFWKGQILKEVDFAENRIVNVKNWNQSELVSVDK